A single region of the Raphanus sativus cultivar WK10039 chromosome 1, ASM80110v3, whole genome shotgun sequence genome encodes:
- the LOC108811109 gene encoding uncharacterized protein LOC108811109, whose protein sequence is MADHHDDEDLELALKMSMQSNPPEPKRSKPIEETGSGSGESPEAKTRRLQRELMAAAAEKRMMSFPPPAQPKPRPLASSPVTTVAKEMGSGDGGGLELSPEESNQLFTMLFGNEVSRSILAQWTNQGIRFSPDPETTIGLVQHEGGPCGVLAALQAFVLKYLLYFPDDIGKDSPSLGLRTSKNHCVASDSFSSVPEEVKTRALVRSMCEILFMCGNNKRAVVASFLDSDDLNTNQKDEVMAAGLPIESASDLHKILRFETFTTQSTALNKIEGTIAAFQSRMGALLFLISALLSRGLDTVQNDRDDPNLPLVTAPFGHASQEIVNLLLCGEAVPNVFDGRMDLGGGMFLKGIPKNVEVGFLTLLESLNFCKVGQNLKSPKWPIWVVGSESHYTVLFALDPSVQEENELELRESQIRRAFDARDQSGGGGFISVEAFQQVVQETNIRLPTEKMNEICAMGFIVWSELWQVMLELDRNLGGIKDSSGMMGKKVFDVYHFNGIAKSDINGGGQAMAVEGGTVPMQRPRLTKLNVSVPPKWTPEEYMTSSSEKDSEVNQPKPPQHAPLVDCIRTRWSRATCSWAGDPPSIV, encoded by the exons ATGGCCGATCATCACGACGACGAGGATTTGGAATTGGCTCTCAAGATGAGTATGCAATCCAATCCCCCAGAGCCCAAACGGAGCAAACCCATTGAAGAAACCGGATCCGGATCTGGTGAATCGCCTGAGGCCAAAACACGGCGGTTGCAGCGGGAGCTCATGGCTGCTGCGGCGGAGAAACGAATGATGTCTTTTCCTCCTCCTGCTCAACCCAAGCCCAGACCTCTGGCTTCTTCGCCAGTTACGACGGTCGCTAAAGAGATGGGATCCGGTGATGGTGGGGGTTTGGAGTTATCGCCCGAAGAGTCTAATCAGCTCTTCACAATGTTGTTTGGGAATGAGGTTTCCAGAAGTATACTTGCACAGTGGACTAATCAAGGCATAAG GTTTAGCCCTGATCCTGAAACTACTATAGGGTTAGTGCAGCATGAAGGTGGGCCCTGCGGTGTTTTAGCAGCATTACAA GCATTTGTTCTTAAATACCTTCTTTACTTTCCGGATGACATAGGAAAAGATTCCCCGAGTTTGGGTCTTAGAACATCTAAAAACCATTGTGTCGCATCAGACTCTTTCTCTTCTGTACCAGAAGAAGTAAAAACAAG GGCCCTTGTTAGAAGCATGTGTGAGATTCTATTTATGTGTGGAAACAATAAGCGTGCTGTAGTAGCGAGTTTCCTTGATTCTGATGATCTCAATACTAATCAGAAAGATGAG GTAATGGCTGCTGGGCTTCCCATTGAGTCTGCTTCAGATTTGCACAAGATCTTAAGATTTGAGACATTCACAACTCAGTCCACTGCTCTTAACAAGATAGAAGGCACAATAGCTGCTTTCCAGAGTCGAATGGGTGCTTTGCTATTCCTTATTTCCGCTTTACTCTCCCGTGGACTG GATACTGTTCAAAACGACAGGGATGATCCAAACCTCCCCCTTGTAACTGCACCGTTTGGACATGCCTCCCAG GAAATTGTAAACCTGTTATTGTGTGGTGAAGCGGTTCCTAAtgtgtttgatggaaggatggatCTGGGAGGTGGCATGTTTCTGAAAGGCATACCTAAGAATGTGGAGGTGGGCTTCCTGACGTTGCTGGAGTCTCTCAATTTCTGCAAAGTCGGTCAGAATCTCAAATCTCCCAAATGGCCAATATGGGTCGTTGGCAGCGAGTCACATTACACCGTGCTATTTGCACTCGATCCGTCTGTCCAGGAAGAAAACGAACTTGAGCTGAGAGAGTCTCAGATAAGAAGAGCTTTTGATGCAAGAGACCAGAGCGGAGGGGGAGGTTTCATCAGCGTGGAGGCCTTTCAACAAGTTGTTCAGGAAACAAACATTAGACTGCCAACTGAGAAGATGAATGAGATATGCGCCATGGGGTTCATTGTGTGGAGCGAGTTATGGCAAGTGATGTTGGAGTTAGACAGAAACTTGGGAGGGATCAAAGATTCATCAGGGATGATGGGAAAGAAAGTGTTTGATGTTTATCACTTCAATGGGATTGCTAAATCAGATATAAACGGTGGTGGTCAAGCTATGGCTGTGGAAGGTGGGACGGTTCCTATGCAAAGGCCAAGGCTCACGAAACTAAACGTCTCTGTTCCTCCTAAATGGACACCAGAAGAGTACATGACCAGCAGCTCTGAGAAGGACTCAGAAGTTAACCAGCCTAAGCCGCCACAGCATGCACCATTGGTGGATTGTATCAGAACTCGGTGGTCACGAGCCACTTGTAGTTGGGCTGGGGATCCTCCAAGTATTGTCTGA